AGCCCGTCACATCCATCGTTTCGCACGCACCCTTCGAAAGGTTTGCTCAAAGTGTTCGCTTTGCGTCCGCAAATATTCTTCAATGTGATCGAAATTGACGACATCAACCCAGCCTTGAGTGTCACCGAATGTTCCAAATTGAATCAACCTAATCCACTTGAGCTCCTCTGGATCCGCCAATTCGGCTGACCAGAGCCGACTCTGGATAACAACAATCGGAAGGTACTGGTTTATTCTGCACGTGTGGCTCTCAATGGCGCCCATGGCACTTGGAAAAGGTAGCTTTAGGCGCCGAGCAACTTCGAGATCAGTACCGAGGTCAGCTGCCAGTCCATCCATTTTTTCGGTTTTCGCGGCGGCTACTGCTGATCGGAGTGCTGAAGTAGCCCGCCATAGGACGGAATTGTCGAGACCCTTATCGGACTTTCCGTTCGTCTCTCGGAACGCGGAAAAGCAATGTTTTACCGGAGGCGGTTTTACGCGAAGCACAGATGTACGCATAGTGCTCCGCGGGAACGCAATTTTTTCTAACTTGTGAAGGAAGTCTAAGACGTCTTCATGCTCCATGTGAAACCTTGATAGTTGCTCCTCGACCCGCTTAAGCGTTTCCTCGCTGTAGCCAATCCAATATTCATTGTTTCCGAAGGCAGCGGGCATTGCCGTTGATCCTGCGCAAAGAATATGAAAGTCACTGTTCGACTTCACTTCTATGAAGAGATTCACTTTCGCCACGAGATCGCCAGCCTTGCGCGGCTTCTTCCAGTAGCCAGAGGCGACGACATCTAGCTCTCGTAACTTGTCAGTCTTTCCATCGTGGTAGTACGGACTCTGCGTAGTACGCCACCCCAGTCGCGCCAAACAAGCAGCGACCTCCTGCTCAGCTCTGAGCGACTTGAAGGCCTCGGAGGCTTTAAGAATCTCCTTGAGACTCGCGCGATCTGTCATTGCTGGCTAACGTGGAGGTCACCGGCGCTGCGCGGCTTTATCGCGCAGCGTCCGGTGGACTGATGGGATGGACTCCCCCTTTTTGTTGTCGCACATTGTGCGCAGCTGAGACTCATTGGACGTGGGGATCAGCACCTATCAACTCCGAGGGGGAATCCAGAATGCATACTACTACCGTTGCCGTCGATCTTGCAAAATCCGTCTTCCAACTGGCCGTGGCCGATGCCCATTGGCGCGTGACCGAGACCCACCGCCTGACCCGCACGCAGTTCGAGCGCTGGTTTGCCAACCGCGAGGTGGGTCTCGTCATCATGGAAGCCTGCGGCTCGGCACACCACTGGGCGCGGTGGCTGAACGGCCAGGGCATCGAAGTGAAGCTCCTGCCGGCGGCCTATGTCCGCGCCTATGTCCGGCGCAACAAGACCGACGCGGCCGACGCCGCGGCGCTGCTGGAAGCGGCGCGCGCCGCCGACATCGTGCCGGTGCGCGTCAAATCCGTCGAACAGCAGGCGCTGCAGGGCCTGCACCGCACCCGCTCCCTGTGGATGGGCACGCGCACTTCCCGCATCAACGCCCTGCGCGGCTTCTGCCGCGAGTTCGGTCTGGCGATCCCGGCGGGTGCACGCACCGGCGTGGAGGCGATCAGCCGGGTGCTGGCCGACCCGAACTCGCCCGTGCCGACACTCATCCGCCGCACGATGCAGCTGCTCGTCGAGGAGATCCGACTGCTTGAGGCGAGAATTGGGCAACTGGAGCGCGAGCTCTCCATCCTGGCCAAACAGAGTCCCGCCTGCAC
The window above is part of the Denitratisoma sp. genome. Proteins encoded here:
- a CDS encoding IS110 family transposase — its product is MHTTTVAVDLAKSVFQLAVADAHWRVTETHRLTRTQFERWFANREVGLVIMEACGSAHHWARWLNGQGIEVKLLPAAYVRAYVRRNKTDAADAAALLEAARAADIVPVRVKSVEQQALQGLHRTRSLWMGTRTSRINALRGFCREFGLAIPAGARTGVEAISRVLADPNSPVPTLIRRTMQLLVEEIRLLEARIGQLERELSILAKQSPACTTLLSVPGIGLLTATAMVAATGGEVGHFRSARHFASWFGLTPKESSSGSTRRLGRISKRGDRYLRMLLTHGARSVLRAATVARRAGRSVDGLRTWATALEGRSNHNKAACALANKLARICYATLRDGAPYGQPAARGPRKIARTSFAIAA